In one window of Nakamurella sp. PAMC28650 DNA:
- a CDS encoding polyketide cyclase produces the protein MIGDRWGVSDEEVARHYPCDDVVVAPVLQAWRGVTVRASPAQVWPWVTQIRIAPYSYDWIDNLGRRSPQDLRQIAEPVVGEHFTTVAGRPQGSILSVDPAQQLTARIVGAVMSYVLVPAGDSTRLLLKIVMARGALLAPFVSLGDLVMARRQLLNLQQLAERTARPPGPRPPRR, from the coding sequence ATGATCGGCGACCGGTGGGGCGTGAGCGACGAGGAGGTCGCCCGTCACTACCCCTGCGACGACGTCGTCGTCGCCCCCGTGCTGCAGGCCTGGCGGGGGGTCACCGTGCGGGCATCGCCCGCGCAGGTGTGGCCGTGGGTCACCCAGATCAGGATTGCTCCGTATTCCTACGACTGGATCGACAATCTCGGACGACGTTCGCCGCAGGATCTGCGCCAGATAGCGGAACCTGTTGTCGGCGAACACTTCACGACGGTGGCCGGGCGACCTCAGGGCAGCATTCTCTCGGTCGACCCGGCCCAACAGCTCACGGCTCGGATCGTGGGGGCGGTGATGTCCTACGTGCTGGTGCCGGCCGGCGACTCCACCCGCCTGCTGCTCAAGATCGTGATGGCACGAGGCGCTCTGCTCGCGCCGTTCGTCTCGCTCGGCGACCTCGTGATGGCGCGCCGGCAACTGCTCAACCTCCAGCAGCTCGCCGAGCGGACGGCGCGGCCGCCCGGCCCCCGCCCTCCGCGCCGGTGA
- a CDS encoding dienelactone hydrolase family protein yields MTAPSSTLSGWTATPFTAAGMTYDVYAKSPAGGGPGVVVIPEVPGMSPEVLGFADHLVEAGFSVAIPSLFGTPGKPVSGFYTFSTIAKLCVSKEMKAFAANSERPISKFLRALAADLNARTTGPGVGVVGMCFTGGFALATAVHESVLAAVMSQPSVPLPLGDARRIDIGLSPAEKSTVVERTGNGLCLMGLKFSEDKAVAPARFAAYADTFGDAIELVVLDSSAGNPDGYKSSAHSVLTGEVRETPPNSAYATREKVVAFLRKSLAGQVRE; encoded by the coding sequence ATGACCGCTCCGAGCAGCACGCTGTCCGGCTGGACGGCCACCCCGTTCACCGCGGCCGGCATGACGTACGACGTCTACGCGAAGTCCCCGGCCGGTGGCGGCCCGGGCGTCGTCGTCATCCCCGAGGTGCCCGGAATGAGTCCCGAGGTCCTCGGCTTCGCCGATCACCTCGTCGAGGCCGGCTTCAGCGTGGCCATTCCCTCGCTGTTCGGGACGCCCGGCAAGCCGGTTTCCGGTTTCTACACGTTCTCCACCATCGCCAAGTTGTGCGTCTCGAAAGAGATGAAAGCGTTCGCAGCCAACAGCGAGCGACCGATCTCGAAGTTCCTCCGGGCACTCGCCGCCGATCTCAACGCCCGGACCACCGGGCCGGGAGTCGGTGTCGTCGGGATGTGCTTCACCGGTGGATTCGCACTGGCCACCGCCGTCCACGAGTCGGTGCTGGCCGCGGTGATGAGCCAGCCGAGCGTTCCGCTTCCCCTCGGCGACGCCCGGCGGATCGACATCGGACTGTCGCCGGCCGAGAAGTCGACCGTGGTCGAGCGCACCGGAAACGGGCTGTGCCTGATGGGCCTGAAATTCAGCGAGGACAAGGCGGTCGCCCCCGCGCGTTTCGCCGCCTACGCGGACACCTTCGGCGATGCCATCGAGCTCGTCGTGCTGGACAGTTCGGCCGGTAACCCGGACGGCTACAAGTCCTCGGCCCATTCCGTCCTGACGGGGGAGGTCCGCGAGACCCCGCCGAACTCCGCCTACGCCACGCGCGAGAAGGTCGTGGCGTTCCTGCGCAAGAGCCTGGCCGGCCAAGTCCGGGAGTGA
- a CDS encoding VOC family protein, producing MTATARLELVAFDAADTETLAKFWVDLTGWEIVRNDGGWTNIRTGDGQEIGLQPSDDHIPPQWPGQEHPQHFHLDLLIDAYQEAAERAVGLGATRLAEGPTWVTLADPAGHPFDICRREGVGPVMGLYAVTIDAPDASALAHFYADLLGMEVTYEGPEGGLVSGDGKNLMFEQISNYHRPQWPDPAHQQQAHLDIVVDDLDAVQAHAVELGATVLNGDGKQFRTLADPAGHPLDLTL from the coding sequence ATGACAGCGACCGCAAGGCTCGAGCTCGTCGCGTTCGACGCGGCGGACACCGAAACACTCGCCAAGTTCTGGGTCGATCTCACGGGTTGGGAGATCGTCCGGAACGACGGCGGCTGGACCAACATCAGGACGGGCGACGGCCAGGAGATCGGGCTGCAGCCCTCGGACGATCACATCCCGCCGCAGTGGCCGGGTCAGGAGCACCCCCAGCACTTCCATCTCGACCTGCTGATCGACGCCTACCAGGAGGCAGCCGAACGAGCCGTCGGTCTCGGCGCCACCCGCCTGGCCGAGGGTCCGACCTGGGTCACCCTGGCCGATCCGGCCGGGCACCCGTTCGACATCTGCCGGCGGGAGGGCGTCGGCCCGGTGATGGGGCTCTACGCGGTGACGATCGATGCGCCCGACGCGTCGGCACTGGCCCACTTCTACGCCGACCTGCTCGGCATGGAGGTGACCTACGAAGGTCCCGAGGGCGGCCTGGTCTCCGGTGATGGCAAGAACCTGATGTTTGAGCAGATCAGCAACTATCACCGGCCGCAGTGGCCCGACCCGGCTCACCAGCAGCAGGCCCATCTGGACATCGTCGTGGACGACCTCGATGCGGTCCAGGCGCACGCCGTCGAATTGGGCGCGACCGTGCTGAACGGCGACGGGAAGCAGTTCCGCACCCTCGCCGATCCGGCCGGCCACCCGCTCGACCTGACCCTTTGA
- a CDS encoding cytochrome b N-terminal domain-containing protein: MSSTEKQVSRNWTVRLRERAVKTVPPGQWLPDRQPAYVRSWIYVFGVACLASLIVVIASGVALAVEGAGWWHVSALGHFVNSVHLWSVELFFATMVVHLWGKFFMAAWRGKRALTWITGAVAFMGSIGTAFTGYLSQSNFDSQWIAGQAKDGLNAVGIGSQFNVLNSGQMLLFHVSLLPLIVGVLVGLHIILVRRHGVVPPFDARPEDYPLSTADLPPLGPVATTPVVPVVTVKS; encoded by the coding sequence ATGTCCAGCACTGAGAAGCAGGTTTCCAGGAATTGGACCGTCCGCCTCCGTGAACGGGCGGTCAAGACGGTCCCACCCGGGCAGTGGCTGCCCGATCGGCAGCCGGCCTACGTGCGGTCCTGGATCTACGTGTTCGGGGTGGCCTGCCTGGCATCCCTGATCGTCGTCATCGCCTCGGGCGTCGCCCTGGCCGTCGAAGGCGCGGGCTGGTGGCACGTCTCGGCACTGGGCCACTTCGTCAACTCGGTCCACCTGTGGAGTGTCGAACTGTTCTTCGCCACGATGGTGGTCCATCTGTGGGGCAAGTTCTTCATGGCCGCGTGGCGCGGGAAGCGGGCCCTGACCTGGATCACCGGCGCCGTCGCCTTCATGGGCTCGATCGGAACGGCCTTCACCGGCTACCTCTCGCAGTCGAACTTCGACTCGCAGTGGATCGCCGGGCAGGCCAAGGACGGCCTCAACGCCGTCGGCATCGGCAGCCAGTTCAACGTCCTGAACTCGGGCCAGATGCTGCTATTCCACGTGTCGCTGCTCCCGCTGATCGTCGGGGTACTGGTCGGGCTGCACATCATTCTCGTCCGCCGACACGGAGTGGTTCCGCCGTTCGACGCCCGGCCTGAGGACTATCCGCTGTCCACCGCAGATCTCCCACCGCTCGGACCGGTGGCGACCACGCCCGTCGTGCCCGTCGTGACGGTGAAGTCATGA